A window of Theileria parva strain Muguga chromosome 4 map unlocalized ctg_529, whole genome shotgun sequence genomic DNA:
AGGATGCATGTGAAGTTAAAGTAACTTTATAATGTTCTTTGGTCAAATACATTAGCTTGTCATACTCATCTTTTGtgaacattttaatatcatCCGGAATTGGTTCTTCAGTTGTTTTCCATACCCCTTTGGTTTTTTTAACTAACACGAATACGTCACTGAATGTCATGACAACAATCTTAGTTTTTTTACTATAAGTTAATGATGAACAGTATGGAGTTCCGCTTGTATGTACGTAGATTATTTCACCCTTGTATTCTAGTTCCTCAAGATTCAcaataaacataaattctGTTTTATTTGAACTACCACATATAATAACATAGTCTTCTTCAGTCATTTGTTTCACATTTCCCTCAGAATCctttttgaataatttgacATGTGCAGATTTTTTAGGTCGACTAAGGGTTTGTACTTTAACAAGTTCTTCACCATCTTTTTTCTCACTCTGATCTCCAATTATAGTTCGAgttctttttctttttcttgGTTGGGTTGGTCGTTGTTTTGATGGCTTAATTGACTTTTGAGTACTTTCTCTACCAGCTCCAGCTCCAGGTTTAGGTATAGCTCCAGGTACAGGTTTAGGTACAGTTTCAGGTTCCTGTATTGGTTGATCATGCTCTGTCATATAGAAATTATCATACTCTTCCACAGTTTGTGGCTGAACTATttgttgaggttgaggCTGAGTAGATGGTggtacataatatatataacttGGGCGAATGGGTTGAGGTAGtggatttaaataatattgttcAGGTTGAGTTACTGGTGTTTGTGGATGCCAGTAATAGTGATGTTGACCATATGGCTGAGTTTGACCCTGAACTTGAGGTGTCTGAAATTGCTGTGGTTGATATTGACCATATGGCTGATAATCTAAtggttgaggttgataaTATGTTGGTTCAGGTTGATATTGTAAAAATCCAGGTTGATACTGATAATATTGTTGGGGTTGAGCTTGTGGTTGGGTTGGATATTGAGATTCTGGTaattgatgataatttggTTGGTATCCAGGATCATCAAATTGATCAACTCGTTCCTGAACGCTTTTATCTAGATCTAAAATTTCAACattttcttcttcatcttccTCATCATCAGCTGGTTGGTCAGGATTTTTATCTTGTGATTCAACACATTGAAGTATCATAAATAtcaatataaaattatatgtgACGTTCCTTttcattatactattattgtAGCTTTGATCCCTGGGGGAtcttaaaatcaataacCTATATTTAGTAGAGATACGGCTTAGATTTAAATCAGTTATAAATTGAACTATCccatttatataaatatttaaaatattatatatatatataaatataataattataaatataaatatagtGTGTGTTagtgtaatatattatagaagttttatattaagttatttttttctttttctttcgtaaaataaattatagaaGTGgctttttaaaaatataagaTAATAGGCATCaaaataaagaataatATCTTTTTTTAAAGTAATACTAACTTTACATGGGCAAGGTTCATTAGAATTTCTTCTCCAAACTAGTTTATCCTTAAACATAACTTTACTACAATTTACATCACTCTTAAATTCATATCTTAAGAATCCTCTTGGACCAaaactaatataataattgttttcaCCCAGTTCAAGATAACGACCTTCAGAATCTTGTGTGTAAAGATTAAGATAACCCGAACGACTCCGTAAGTATACTTTCCACTTCCCTTCTTCGTGGCAAATAAGCATAAATCCATTTTCATGTTGAATTGTAAACACGTTATTAATTCTATAATAAGTCAATGTTGACGCGTAAGGTTTTCCAGATATTTGTTGAAAAATGACTTTATAATCACAGAGTATCATTTCGAGATTTTTTTGAAATATGTATACTTTTTTATATGGATCCTcaaatatttgtttatagTCTCCTTCTTCCATTGGTACCACTATTccattttcattttctttcataaaaatcattttacCAGGTTTTTTACTCAGTTCTAGATGTTCGGTACCTTTGGGGGGTTCAGAAGTTTCTGTAACCTCAAAGTTGTCTTCTTCATCACTGTCAGTATCACTACTAACGGGATGTTGTTCAGGTTTGTCAGcacattttacaaatccaaataatatgaataacAATATACATTTGTATGTTACACATAGATTCATTATGAATTGTAATTATATTTTCAGGATGGGGATCTTAAAATTGAGAACATACACACTAAAGACATGTTTAAGATCTGCACGAATTCCGATTTATAACATCTCATTAtagaaaagttaaattatatcaAGTTGTCATGTGTGTATTACAAACACTAAATAGTTTAATCCGTGTTAAATActaatacaaataaataatataaaggTATAAACAAAACATTAACATGAATTAGTGAAAACGAAGAGtgttacattatttaaaacacTCAACGTTGCtaagaaatattaaacaaaataaccCTTTAGGTTCTATTACTAGCCTCGGTCAATGACCTCAacataaaatcattttacTACTGCATTAATATTAGCACCAATAAAACTCAAATTAGATGACTGCATTTTGGAATCAATGCACATGATCTGGTATATAAACGGGATCATATACAGTATATGTACACATTTGAATTAATGGTTTAGTGGGTAATAAttctaaataatttacagaCTTTTTGCTGTAGGATCAGGTTTCGAAAAAGGTAAATCAGGTTAAGTTGGTCTAGTGGTTAGGTTAAGGTAGAAAAGATGTGTTCTAAGACCAACTGTTGATAGGGAAATGGATAACTTAGTTAAGTTtgatgaataaattatgaaacAAGTTCATTGATTAGATACtttttatcttttaatCAGACGAAGCCGCTGTCGGAGATCCCGAATCTTGATCAGAACCAGTAGTAGCTGCAGCTTGATCCGAACTTGAGGAAGCTGTAGTTTGATCAGGACTTGTTGCAGCTGGCGTTGAGGAACTAGTGGCATCAGGAGTGGTAGATGAATCAGGAGCAGTTGCAGATTGATCTTGATCAGTTGAACTAGTGGAATCAGGAGCGGTAGATTCACTGGCATCTTGATCAGGTTTGGGGCAAACCCTCTTAACTTTGTCAGAGtgatttttaacaaaaaaattGTTTGAAGGAAGATCTAACAGAAACATCTTAACGGACTTAAAATCACTATCATCGCTATCTTTCCAGACAACGTCATCTCCATACTTCACCTTGAGACATTTAACTCCCTCATTGAATTCATATCTGAAGGAGTAAAGCCTCAAATTAACCCTATAATCATATGAACTGAGCTCTTTATCACTCTCACCATATAACTTAAGTTTGGATACATCATACCTCTTATTGGTCATATCATTCCACCTAgcaaaataatatttgaaaaatgaGAACTTATTGTTATCAAGCAGAACGATCAGGTATTTCGTAACACTAACAAATATGACCTCAGTACCATATACACTACCATCTGACTCCCAAACAACAGTTGATCCTTGTACAACCTTACCGAAAACACCACCGTTTTTAGGAACGTACTTATGAAAATTACGATCATTGGTGCACTCATACTCAGCTGTGCTCTcagttttatttacatCAAGGGTAACACCTTTGGCAGAATCTGTTGATACAGGTGTTGTAGGCGTTGCAGAAACTGTTAAAGTTTGATCAGTTTCAGTAGCTGATTCACTGGTAGATTGATCAGTTGTTGATTCAGTTGAATCAGGAGCTGTGGTTAGACTCGTGGCAGATGGATCAGTTGATTCACTGGCAGTTGGATCTTGATCAGTTGGACTAGTGGCATCAGGAGCAGTTTGATCAGGAGTTGTTGCACTAGTATCATCAGGAGCTGTAGATGAATCAGGAGCAGTTGCAGTTGGATCTTGATCAGGATTTGAGGAACTAGTAGGATCAGGAGCTGTAGTAGCTGCAGATTGATCAGGACTTGAGGAAGATGTAGTTTGATCAGGAGCGGTTGCAGATGGATCTTGATCAGAACCAGTAGTAGTACCTTCTGTTGAACTAGTAGGATCAGGAGTAGTTGAGGCAGGTGTAGCAGAACTACTGTCAGAAGTTTGATTAGCTCCTACACCCTTCCATTGACCaagtaatgtaatataaaaaaataaatttactgCTATAATCAATTTTCCATTCATTTTACCCGTCCGACGCTAATCTTATTCTTTTGTTGAATATAATAGTGGGATGGGGACACAcccaaattaaaaaataagaCCAATACCAATAtcttataataataataacttCACCAATTGACATATATCAAACCCAATTCAATTActtataattaaaatatcactTATGTCATAAACTATTGCTCAAACACTACTATTAATcctattataatttataataacgACAATATACCTATGACACGAATATTCCTTGGTATATATTATGCCATATTAGTTAACTCGGGTTAGGTTAATAATCTTTATATCCCTGAAAATTTGTTCTAGTAAATACTTGTTTAAAAACTCCATCTTTCCTTGCAAATGTTTTAACGTATCCTGGGAAATAAACTATAAAAGCAAACCGGACCGTGTAAGAAAATTCTACTGGATGATCATCAAAACATGTTTTAATCCATACTACTTGGCCTCTTAcagtaattttttacatttaacTCCAGGCacaaatgtgtatttaATTGATCCGGCAGGACTCATTTCAACATAATATTGTTCTTTTGTCATCTCAACTTCGTTTCCCAAAGCATCTTGCGtatacattttaatgtaattaATATGTCTGCGTCCACTATAACTCCATTTTCCATTAACTCTTTTAATTAGTACGAACATATCCACACGTTCCATTATAAACGCATTTTCTTTTCTATTATAAGTTAACTTTCTGACATAATCTTTCTCAGGTATATGGAAATATATAACCTCTCCGTCACATACTACTTGTTCAAGATCTgcaaaaatattatattttgttttGGCAAAGCCATAATGTAAACACATATAGTCTTTTATTTCTATCATTGGAACCAAAATTCCTTGTTCATCctttttcataaaaattattgatttacattttttgGGTTTCTTAGTTTCTTCAGGTTTTTTTTCTTTCTTATCCTCATCTCCATCCTCTCCACCAGCTGCACCCTCTTCAGGTTCCTCATCATCAGATCCTACTTCTACCGGAATATGTTCAGGTTGTAACTGCTGATCTGAACCACTTGGTTCGGTTGGCTGAGCTGGTTTATCCTTTGGTTTATCACCAGCCAATTGAAGTTCTGATAATTGATCAACTAACTTCCCTTCATCATCTGAACCTAGTTGAACTGGAACAGTTTCAGATTTCAATCCTTCAGCACCTTTTGTTTCAGGCGGTTTGGATGTCTCAGCTGGTGATTTATGTTCGTGAGTTGGTTGAGTGGGTGTTTTCGATTGTGGCAATTTTGTTTGTTCCCGCCGGTATAGAGTGTATTGAGGATAACTGGGTTTATCTTGAGCTGGACCTGAGATAAGTGGTCTGAGATTTGTAGGTGGTCTAAATCTTGGTCCAAGATCTAATTGCTGAGTTGATGTAGGATATGCTTGTGTAGGTGGCTTATATAAAGGCTGACCTCTTAATTCGCTAGGCTTCGAAACTGGTGTTTTAGATTTACGTTTTTCAGGCTTCTTAGAAAATTTACTGGAATCATAACCCTTAgatttagtttttttatcaaaagtTTTTCTTTTTTCAGATTGTTCATGTTCAGTCTGTTGTTGAAATGGTTGCAGTTGAGATTGTTGATATTCAGGATAATACTGTTGTTGTGACATTGGTAGCGATTCGGGAAAATATACtggataaaattgttgttGTGGGCCATAAGGAATATTTTGCGGATAAGGCTGAGGTTGATCTACATATTGTGTATATTGCGTTACTGGTTGATATGGTTGAGGTCCGTAATATGTATGTTGTACAGGTATATAATGTTGATAAGGATCATAATGCTGTATTGGAATAGGTTGGGATGGTATAAAAGTTGGGTCAATTTCTTGTGTTACTACAACAAAGCCTGGTTCAGGCCCTGGTACATACTGCACCTgttgataataatgttgTGGTTGTAAAGGATCTACTGGTATTGGCTGTTGTGGAATTCCATCCTGCTGTGTTGGTTGTGTATCATAAAGCTGTACTGGTTGTGTATTATAATACTGTACTGGTTGTGCATGTTGATTTGGATCAGAATATTCCACAGGCTGAGTAACCATTTCAGATGGTTCCGGTTGTTTTTGAGATTTTGTTTCCTCAGCATTTCCAGAACCCTCGGGTTCCACAGATGTTTCTGTTACTTTAAGATCCCCATCTCCTTCTCCTTCACTGTCACTATATGGTACTAGGCCTAAGTCATTGGTATCATCTGGACCtccatttttattatcacctgatttattattaattttatcagcTGATCTCACAGATCCgaataatatgaataaaaatatgcAATTGTATGTTATATATGAATTCATATTTGATATATACTACTTTGTTCCATGGGGGATctaaaaacaatttatctttagatattaaaaaattttctcaATCAATCATTGATtaaaatgactaaaatataaattaaaatcaaataattacataaaAACTCCAAACTAAATCAGGTATAACAATGTCTCATCTCAATGTTAAACAATTggttattattaaaaatttgtagCAAATAAGATTctattgtatataaatggtatgtatgttaaattaaatgttaaataattaatttttagtatttttttGATTGTTGATACATTTTTCTATATTTCCCACCACTTTTTCCAAATACtttaaagtaattttcGAAAAAGACTACAacgtttaattttttggaAATAGATAATCCCACAGGATATTCTTCATTTTCCGTTTTTTCCCAGGCTAATGTTtctttaaatataattctGGTACATTTCATACCCGACTTAAATTTGTACCTAAATCCGCTGTGAGAAGTCAcataaaaaaaataatcttcTCCATCAGCTTCAACTTCATTTCCTTTTTCATCtagtttatatattttaatatgcTCCTTAACACGTCGACATGTTGTTCTCCATCGGTCTTTATCACCTTTAATAAAAAGAAATGTACCAtcaatagtaatagtaaaaatgttagtatttttattataacttAATGTTTCACAATATGCGTTATCAGGTAATTTCGTATAAATACTTTCACCATCACACTTTATTTCCTCAAGTTTTCCTAGAAATTCATACCTAATTTCATTTACAGtacttattatttttttgtaaTCATTTTCTGTCATTGGTATTATGTTACCATCAGAAtcttttttaaataatccAATTTCATTACATGTTTTCATCTTTTTATCACCTTCAGAACCCTGAGCTTGGCCAGTGGTTTCAGTTacatcaaaattatcttcttcatctcCTCCTCCAGGTTCACCACCCTGTTCTTCTGGTTTCTCAGATTCACTAGGTTGTTCAGTAGGAGGTTGGTCTTGTTGCTCTGTTGAAGGTTGAGTTGATTGATCCGTTGGTTTATCGTCAGTTAACTTATCTGGTTTTGGTTGTTCAAGAGTTTTGGAATCTTCTTTAGTCTGTTCCTGAGGATGAGATGATCTAATCATTATCTGTACAGGTTTTTCGGGTCCCATTTGTTTATCAATTTGAGATTTGGGTTGTCTAAATGACTTAGGCCGTCTAGGCTGTCGATGTGGTCCATAATAATGTATTGGTTGTCTTTGTACTGGCATTTGTTGTATAGGCGGTGTTGGATATTGTCCATGTACCATAACAGGCGTTTGTTGAACAGGAGGCTGTATATACGGTTGTCCGGATAATATCATAGGTATCTGTTGCATATCCGGTGTTGGATATTGTACAGGTACTATAACAGGCGTTTGTTGCATCGGTGGTATATGCGGCTGTTCGGATTGTGGTATATACTGTTCATAAGATTGATAACCAGAATAATCTTGTTGATATGGTCCATATTGAGATATTGGTATAGGTTGAGGATCGGTTTGGTAAGGTTGATATGGAATGGTTTGTGGAGGCTGAGGTTCAGGATAATAGTAATTTGCTGCTTGTTGCACAGGATCTACTCCTATAGGTTGAAATTGAGGTCCATAATACTGTACTGGTTGTGGATCATAATACTGTATAGGTTGTGGATCATAATACTGTATAGGTTGTGGATCATAATACTGTATAGGTTGTGGTGGTATAGATCCTGGATAATAGTACTGCAGGTGTTGTGGATCATGATAATAAGGCGGAGGAATGGTTTGAGGTTGTTCTGGTTGTGTCTGAGCTTCTAATTCAGAAGTTTCAGTTGTTTGAAAGTTCCCATGATTATTGTTGTCACCATATGATCCAAGGCCAACACCACTGTTATTTGATTGATCTGTAGGTTCATCTCCACACCTACCATATCCaactaatataaatataattataaacttGTATGTTAAACATGGATTCATTATTTGATCTATAAGATTTATTCCATGGGGGATCTAAAAATTTGGTAATCTAACCATTTCtgaatatatttatagatGAATATCTTCCTCACAAGTCAGGaaagaaattttataaaattaatatacacttttgataatttaatagtaatttaatattattttattgcCTAATTAGTCTATGGTGATGTATTGATATAATCTGACGTTATGTCTTagtatttaacaaattaattatagttgaatgtgtaaagtatattattaaattgaaaatattacatgaattataaatatttttagaaatCATCTTGGTCTGGCTAGAATCTGTTTAAAAGATCCTTGTCTTTTTCCAAATACAATAAGATACgatgaaaaatatattataacatTTCCCTTTGGAGTAAAACGAACTGATTCTGGAGACGCCTTAAACTTTTTTCTACGCCAGATTGTTTCCCCTTTATATGTGACTTTCTCACAGTTTACTCCTTCcctaaatgtgtatttaaAAGCTTTTGCAGCACTAAGTTCAGTATAATAATCATTACAAGTTATTTCAACATATTTTCCCCAATGCGTTTTAGAATAGAATTTAAGATATTCCTGATCTCTCCTGCCCTCCACTCTCCATTCACCTTCAGAATATTTGATCAATAGAAAGCCACCTCTAcgagtaaaaataaaaatgttttttactttattatacGATAATTGTGTGGGATAATTTATTCCGGCGTTATGTTTATATACCACATCACCGTCACACAATAATACTTCAAGGTTTgcatataataaatatttttttaacttatCATCGTCGTGTATTCTTTTGAAATCTTTTTTAATCATTGGTATTATGTTGCCTTCAGAGTTTTTTTTAAAGAATCgaatttttttacatttttttactGCTTCAGATGGCTTttcttcctcttcttcCTCATCATCTCCATCCCCAGCACCTCCAACTGCTCCTTCCTCTGCTTCCTCAGGTTGTTCTGGTTCACTGGGTTCTTGACCTATTTCCTCGGTTTCctcatcatcttcatctGACCCTACTTCAACTGTAACACGTTCTGGTTGTAATGGTTCTTTTGAAGCCTGAGGTGGTTGAGTTTGTTGTATTATTTGTGAAGGATGAGGGAGTCTATAAGGATCCGGATGTAATAAACCGGATCCAGTATTTGTATGCGGAGTATGACCAGAATCAGAATGAGATTGTTCATATGGATGATAACGTTGTccaaaatatttattaccAGGTGTCTCACGTCTAGAATAATAACTGGGACCTGCGGGTCTAGGATAAGGTTGTCTTGGCTGCCTTATTTCTGGAGGTTGATAATGATATATTGGCCCATATTGAGGAGCTTGTTGAATTGGTTGTGGTCGTGGTTGAGTTTGTAGGTATGGTGGTCTATATATTGGTCGTTGGGGATGATATTCATAATGAATTTGTTGAGTTAGTGGATAAATTTGTTCTGGAATATGTTGAGGCGGAATAGGTACAGGTTGTAAGTGTTGCTGATAATATCCGGATTGTACTTGACTAGACTGAGGTATTAATTGACTGGGTTGAGCCGTTCCATATGTTTGATCAGTAATAGATCCAAGTCCATGTTGCATAATATTATCTGAGATTACAGTTTGTCCAGCGGTTTGATCATCATCTTCGTCAAGGAGATTTTCTATTCCTTTTATTATGAGATTAAAATCACTTCCCTCATCATTTCCGTTATCTTCAGGATGATAAGGATATTTATCTGAAGATTCAACACATTGTATTATTATGAATAtcaatatatatatgtaaGCTAGGCATCTATGCATAATATAATTGAAATATATTACTCATAAAagatctaaaaattaaaatcatcgGGTATTTTAAAGTGTTACTTCTAATTATTAACttgattattattaaatcaatttaatGAGAATTGActattttaacaataaataaattttatttataattttacagtATAGACTAAAATATCTTATTTCCGATTAgctttttttaaaatcaatatcaCAATTTATAGATTAAGTTTGATTTGTTTCAAATAAATAGtcttatataatataatttatttatattggatcaattatcattataaatcaattaaaaaatatcatGTGTAATTTAAGAATCATTGGGTATGTTTCTGGATTTTCTGATACATTTCTGcgtatattttttagaagTCTTTTCAAAAACCTTCCTACaatctttaaaataaacCAAAAAACGTTTTTTAGTAGTATaacatattaatattgGATACTCTTCATCACTTTCTTTTTCCCAAACTACTTCATCCTTGTTTTTTAcccttacacattttaaacctTCAACATTAAACCTAATTGATTCACTCAAAGTTAaatcaatattaatattttctgTACTTATCTGAACGTAATTACCTTCAGAACCCTGcgaataaattttaatgtcGCGAGGAACATTGTGAAATTTTGTTTTCCAAACACCATCGACGCATTTAATAAAGAAAAACCGATCGTTACCACGAATTATAAACACGTTTTTAAATCCGTAATAACATAATTCATTGCAATAAGGCTTTCCAGCTATATGTTCAAAAACAACTTGATAATCACAAAGCACCATTTCAAGACTTGCATGCAATGTgtattttttcatattaaaatcatcaaatatCTCTTTGTAGTCTCCTTCAGTCATTTCTACTAGTTGTCCTACAGAATTctttttcataaaaatcATCTTTggaaattttattgtttttttcTCCTTTCCCCCCTTAGCATTTTGTTTATCTACATCGCCAGATTCATCTGTTTTTTGAGTTGGTTCATCCTTTGGTTTATCTCCAACTAATTGTTCCTTTTCTCCATCCCTAGTAGTTTGAGtatcttcttcttcatcagaGTCCAGTTCAAGTTTAACAACTTCTGGGACCAATTCCTTAACTGGTTCAGTTGGTTTTGTACTTTTAGTTGGTCTATTATGTTTATAACTATGTTTTGGCTTTTTCATTTCTGTAGGTTCACTTGGAACTTTATCTTGATTCGATTTTTGATTTGGGTGAGGATAGGTTGGTCCAGAATTTGAATATTCACTACTATTCCCATGACCTATTTGTTGTGATCCTGGGTGATAATATCTCGGCTGGTTTAATCCATACTGATATTGAAACTGAGGAGGACCTTGATAACCTTGTTGATATGGATGATAAAATCTAGGACTATAAGTATATTGATAACCCTGACCATAATGATATATAGGATAACCTGGATTGTAATAACCACTTGGATAAACTGTACTGTGTGAGTGATAATTATGACCCTGTAGATGTCCAGCTACTTCTgttacattaaaattatctcCTTCATCAACTGTATCACCATCTCCTTCCTTATCTCCACCACCAGGTGTGTTTTGTTTATCTGCACATTGtacaaatttatcttttgtaaatattactaaCCATATATATGTTGTACATAAATTCATTCTATAACTAATAGAGGTTTATTCATGGGGGAtctataaataaataatactaaaatattcaacaattaactatttattaataaaaaaattacttaCTTATATTAAGTTCTGATATCATTGTTTCATAAACCTCAACCAAATTAAAAGtaagaatttaattaaacTTTTATAGTTATGTTTTCAAAAgtgtattattataaaaaattccaaatttttaaatgtacTAAGTacaaaataatgaaatgtTATAATAAGATTTActtatgaaattattttaattttatccgATGACCTTGCGATTCCATTCTCCTTCATCATATGTACATTCGAAGACTTTACCAGGAAAATAAAACCTTACTATACGTTCTCCAGCCAGTTGAGTTATTACTCTTACATAGGGTCTACTTGGTTCTCTCTCCCAGATAATCTCATCATCATATTTAACAGTATCTACAGGTACATTATCGTCAATTCTGAATTTAAATACATTAGGCCCAAGAAGTTcaacaaaatatttattatcactaacttttactaattttcccgtaacaatttttatgtaAAAACTAAGATTATTTGGAATGTAAAAAACTTTCATCCTCCATCTTAGATTGTAGGATACcattgataaaattttatctctaaaaataatgttgtAGATTTGGGAGGCTTTTTTGTATACTAATCTTAGCGGATGTCTAGTTTCAGACTTATTCTCCCAgacatttaaattatagtgaagtatttttttacatctgcacattaattttagcaTTACTAGAGATGAGTTGCTCAAAACTATGTCTATGTCTTTTTGAGTCACTGGAAGTATTTTATCGTTATCatctaatttatatatctTAGTATAAGGCAATTCCGGGATAATTGGTATTCCCATACCAA
This region includes:
- a CDS encoding SVSP family protein, producing MNLCTTYIWLVIFTKDKFVQCADKQNTPGGGDKEGDGDTVDEGDNFNVTEVAGHLQGHNYHSHSTVYPSGYYNPGYPIYHYGQGYQYTYSPRFYHPYQQGYQGPPQFQYQYGLNQPRYYHPGSQQIGHGNSSEYSNSGPTYPHPNQKSNQDKVPSEPTEMKKPKHSYKHNRPTKSTKPTEPVKELVPEVVKLELDSDEEEDTQTTRDGEKEQLVGDKPKDEPTQKTDESGDVDKQNAKGGKEKKTIKFPKMIFMKKNSVGQLVEMTEGDYKEIFDDFNMKKYTLHASLEMVLCDYQVVFEHIAGKPYCNELCYYGFKNVFIIRGNDRFFFIKCVDGVWKTKFHNVPRDIKIYSQGSEGNYVQISTENINIDLTLSESIRFNVEGLKCVRVKNKDEVVWEKESDEEYPILICYTTKKRFLVYFKDCRKVFEKTSKKYTQKCIRKSRNIPNDS
- a CDS encoding SVSP family protein, with protein sequence MRIYGKYNCILIILLVQFAHCADKPTNLQLGGTGGDESDEDDNYNVVVKELEDLIEEDEANNIDEDGFDTVVTQLEDLVTDDIDQQPNKLHKPDLPPYLTPGTSSISTHKGHYQPSYKAEAATEPIYSDYDPVYQLPKPHTQEYLPYQPPEKLEPKPYNLYGPQKIEYYKPEQHDLQPPLISIPPITHSKIGMGIPIIPELPYTKIYKLDDNDKILPVTQKDIDIVLSNSSLVMLKLMCRCKKILHYNLNVWENKSETRHPLRLVYKKASQIYNIIFRDKILSMVSYNLRWRMKVFYIPNNLSFYIKIVTGKLVKVSDNKYFVELLGPNVFKFRIDDNVPVDTVKYDDEIIWEREPSRPYVRVITQLAGERIVRFYFPGKVFECTYDEGEWNRKVIG